A window of the Gossypium hirsutum isolate 1008001.06 chromosome A03, Gossypium_hirsutum_v2.1, whole genome shotgun sequence genome harbors these coding sequences:
- the LOC107887059 gene encoding DEAD-box ATP-dependent RNA helicase 51: MAVLEEKNPKSPSFEDSKKKRKRKRSRVKKSEPEITDNKTDREEGEENEEFEQENYEEDETETREVEIDEKKKMKMKKKKKKNKKVKGEDGEKQEKGTDDEEEEKQATDEEGKKEEIKDRMNSGGSGIMSTESFESLGLSEPTFKAIKEMGFQYMTQIQARAIPPLMIGKDVLGAARTGSGKTLAFLVPAVELLYNVRFTPRNGTGVIIICPTRELAIQTHAVAKDLLKYHSQTLGLVIGGSARRGEAERIVKGVNLLVATPGRLLDHLQNTKGFIYKTLKCLMIDEADRILEANFEEEMKQIIKYLPKENRQTALFSATQTKKVEDLARLSFQTTPIYIDVDDGRKKVTNEGLQQGYCVVHSSKRFILLYSFLKRNLSKKVMVFFSSCNSVKFHAELLRYIHVDCLDIHGKQKQQKRTTTFFDFCKAEKGILLCTDVAARGLDIPAVDWIVQYDPPDEPKEYIHRVGRTARGEGAKGNALLFLIPEELQFLRYLKAAKVPVKEYEFDEKKLANVQSHLEKLVANNYYLNKSAKDAYRSYILAYNSHSMKDIFNVHRLDLQAVAGSFCFSCPPKVNLNIDSNASKFRKKMRKVEGGAQNNFSESNPYGRQRSEDDNRQFVRY, from the exons ATGGCGGTACTGGAAGAGAAAAACCCTAAATCTCCCTCTTTTGAAGATAGCAAGAAGAAAAGGAAGCGAAAGCGGAGCAGAGTTAAGAAATCGGAGCCCGAAATCACTGATAACAAAACGGATAGAGAAGAGGGTGAAGAGAACGAAGAATTTGAACAAGAGAACTACGAGGAAGATGAAACGGAAACGAGGGAAGTTGAAATTgacgagaaaaagaaaatgaagatgaagaagaagaagaagaaaaataagaaagtgaaGGGTGAAGATGGTGAGAAACAAGAAAAGGGAACTGAtgacgaagaagaagaaaaacaagctACTGATGAAGAAGGGAAAAAGGAAGAGATAAAGGATAGAATGAACAGTGGGGGAAGTGGGATAATGAGCACTGAGTCATTTGAGTCCTTGGGATTGTCTGAGCCAACTTTTAAAGCTATTAAAGAGATGGGTTTTCAGTATATGACTCAG ATTCAAGCAAGAGCTATTCCACCACTTATGATTGGCAAAGATGTTCTTGGGGCTGCAAGAACGGGTTCTGGGAAAACCCTTGCTTTCTTGGTACCTGCTGTTGAGTTGCTATATAATGTTCGATTCACTCCTCGTAATGGAACAGGTGTTATCATTATCTGTCCCACAAGAGAGCTTGCCATTCAG ACTCATGCGGTAGCAAAGGATCTTCTCAAATACCACTCTCAGACCCTTGGATTGGTTATTGGTGGTTCAGCTAGAAGGGGAGAAGCAGAGCGGATTGTGAAGGGAGTAAATTTGTTAGTGGCCACACCTGGTCGGCTTCTTGACCATCTTCAAAATACCAAGGGATTCATTTACAAAACTTTGAAG TGTCTCATGATTGATGAAGCTGACCGGATATTGGAAGCGAATTTTGAGGAAGAAATGAAACAAATTATCAAGTATCTACCTAAG GAAAATAGGCAAACTGCTCTATTTTCAGCTACCCAGACTAAGAAG GTTGAGGACCTTGCTCGGTTGTCATTTCAGACAACTCCTATTTATATTGATGTAGATGATGGGCGAAAGAAG GTCACCAATGAAGGGCTGCAGCAAGGCTATTGTGTTGTGCATAGTTCGAAGAGATTTATCCTTTTGTATTCATTTTTGAAGAGGAACCTTTCGAAGAAAGTGATGGTCTTTTTCTCTTCATGCAACTCAGTCAAGTTTCATGCCGAGCTTCTTAGATATATTCATGTGGATTGCCTTGATATCCATGGAAAGCAGAAGCAGCAAAAGCGAACCACTACCTTCTTCGACTTTTGTAAAGCAGAAAAGGGCATTTTGCTCTGCACTGATGTTGCGGCCCGTGGACTTGATATTCCTGCTGTg GATTGGATTGTGCAGTACGATCCTCCTGATGAACCCAAG GAATATATTCATAGGGTTGGTCGAACTGCCCGTGGGGAAGGTGCAAAAGGAAATGCGCTTCTTTTCCTGATCCCAGAGGAACTGCAGTTTCTACGCTATTTAAAG GCTGCCAAAGTTCCAGTTAAGGAATACGAGTTTGATGAGAAAAAGCTGGCGAATGTGCAGTCTCATCTG GAAAAATTGGTGGCAAACAACTATTATCTAAACAAGTCGGCTAAGGATGCGTATCGATCCTACATTTTAGCATACAATTCACACTCTATGAAAGATATCTTCAACGTGCACCGCCTTGATCTGCAG GCTGTTGCTGGATCCTTCTGTTTTTCATGCCCTCCAAAGGTTAATCTGAACATAGACAGTAATGCATCCAAATTTCGAAAGAAAATGCGTAAAGTTGAAGGTGGAGCACAGAACAATTTCAGTGAAAGCAATCCTTACGGGAGGCAGAGAAGCGAAGATGATAATCGGCAATTTGTAAGGTATTAG